From a region of the Argiope bruennichi chromosome 8, qqArgBrue1.1, whole genome shotgun sequence genome:
- the LOC129981863 gene encoding uncharacterized protein LOC129981863, giving the protein MKEYLANNFEVAKRRFSHLKSKFIKDNSLFLDYKAVIEDHLKEGIIKKVITWEEEKPSFYLPHRAVIREDKTTTRLRVVFDASSHAKGQLSLNDCLHTGINLIPDLFEILIGFRVQAVAITADIKKAFLQIQIAEEDQNYTSFFWTEDPEKEEEEIFKMTRVLFGVKSSPFLLAATIQYHLKRWSLIQSLRSKFWKRWSQEYLNSLQSRAKWKLPELNIKPGQLVLLKDNSKSPMEWNLARIERIYPGTDGLVRVADIRTPKGIFRRSINRLCPLPFEEGVGQLSNGGRDVPS; this is encoded by the exons atgaaagaatatttagctAATAACTTTGAAGTGGCTAAAAGGAGGTTttcgcatttaaaatcaaaatttattaaagataattcgtTGTTTTTAGATTATAAAGCTGTTATTGAAGATCATTTAAAAGAAGGTatcattaagaaagttataacatGGGAAGAAGAAAaaccttcattttatttgcctcaCAGGGCGGTAATAAGGGAAGATAAAACTACCACTCGTTTGAGAGTGGTATTTGACGCGAGTTCTCATGCGAAAGGACAGTTGTCGTTAAATGATTGTTTACATACTGGTATCAATCTCATTCCAGatctttttgagattttaataggttTTAGAGTACAGGCTGTTGCCATAACTGCCGACATAAAGAAGGCCTTTCTGCAAATACAGATTGCCGAAGAAGATCAGAATTATACTAGTTTCTTCTGGACGGAAGATCCGGAAAAGGAAGAAGAGGAAATTTTCAAGATGACTCGAGTTCTTTTCGGTGTCAAATCAAGCCCCTTCCTCCTTGCAGCTACAATCCAATACCATCTAAAGAG ATGGTCTCTCATCCAGTCTCTTAGAtccaaattttggaaaagatggaGTCAAGAATATCTCAACTCCTTGCAGTCTCGAGCTAAATGGAAACTACCTGAACTGAACATCAAACCCGGACAGCTGGTACTCCTGAAGGATAATAGCAAGAGCCCCATGGAATGGAACTTGGCCCGAATTGAAAGGATATATCCTGGAACAGATGGACTAGTCCGTGTCGCAGACATCAGAACCCCTAAAGGAATTTTTCGGCGAAGTATCAACAGACTCTGCCCACTCCCTTTCGAAGAAGGTGTTGGACAACTGTCCAACGGGGGCCGGGATGTTccgtcttag